A window of the Torulaspora globosa chromosome 6, complete sequence genome harbors these coding sequences:
- the VMA4 gene encoding H(+)-transporting V1 sector ATPase subunit E (ancestral locus Anc_7.63): MSSVITALTPNQVNDELNKMQAFIRKEAEEKAKEIQLKADQEYEIEKTGIVRNETNNIDANFEDKLKKASLKQQITRSTIANKMRLKVLSAREESLEKIFESTKEELGNLAKKEKQYRPVLRSLILEASLKLLEDTVVVKVAKRDQKLAESLIDDVVKEYKEVANKDLTIKISDMFLSDDTVGGVVVTSENGKIEVNNTLEERLKLLSEEALPAIRLELFGPSKTRKFLD, translated from the coding sequence ATGTCGTCTGTTATCACTGCTTTGACACCCAACCAGGTGAACGATGAATTGAATAAGATGCAGGCATTTATCCGGAAGGAGGCCGAGgagaaggccaaggagATCCAGTTGAAAGCCGACCAAGAATACGAGATTGAAAAGACTGGGATTGTTCGAAACGAAACGAACAATATTGATGCCAATTTTGAGGAtaagttgaagaaggcgtCGCTAAAACAGCAGATCACGAGATCTACTATTGCCAATAAGATGAGACTCAAGGTGTTGAGCGCCAGAGAGGAGTccttggagaagatcttcgaaagtACTAAGGAGGAGTTGGGCAATTtagccaagaaggagaagcagTACAGACCTGTGCTTCGCTCTCTGATCTTAGAGGCTTCGCTGAAGCTCCTGGAAGATACCGTTGTGGTCAAGGTCGCGAAAAGGGACCAGAAACTAGCCGAATCTTTGATCGATGACGTTGTCAAGGAGTACAAGGAGGTTGCAAACAAAGATCTCACCATCAAGATTTCCGATATGTTTTTGAGCGACGACACTGTTGGCGGTGTGGTGGTCACCAGCGAGAATGGTAAGATCGAAGTCAACAATACCCTGGAGGAGAGACTAAAATTGTTAAGCGAGGAGGCCCTGCCAGCTATCAGACTGGAGTTGTTTGGTCCTTCCAAAACAAGAAAGTTTTTAGATTAG